A section of the Streptomyces xinghaiensis S187 genome encodes:
- a CDS encoding AAA family ATPase produces MSTHEDQTLPRASAPENGRPGDGESWQRPPAEVRYAGELAALRAADDAPRPPGWRLSLRAARRFITGDEEAGVTRKFVGNPSLVERALVTLATSRGLMLVGEPGTAKSLLSELIAAAVSGTSTLTVQGGAATTEDQIKYGWNYALLVSEGPSKRSLVPAPMLRGMAEGRIVRFEEITRCPLEVQDSLLSLLSERVVAIPELDGPDGMVFARQGFNVIATANTRDRGVNEMSAALKRRFTFETVFPIPDLDTELALVEAETTALLRRSGVTAPPERDVLEVLVTTFRELRSGAGGEGARAGRPDAVMSTAEAVAVAHAVGVRGWFLRGEPGGAADVVSCLAGTAAKDSPEDLARLRRYLEQRVKGRSGAQWKALYRARHLLDG; encoded by the coding sequence ATGAGCACCCACGAGGACCAGACCCTCCCCCGCGCGAGCGCGCCGGAGAACGGCCGGCCCGGTGACGGGGAGTCGTGGCAGCGGCCCCCGGCCGAGGTCCGGTACGCCGGGGAGCTGGCCGCCCTGCGCGCCGCGGACGACGCGCCGCGCCCGCCGGGCTGGCGGCTCAGCCTGCGCGCCGCGCGCCGCTTCATCACCGGTGACGAGGAGGCCGGCGTCACCCGGAAGTTCGTCGGCAACCCGTCCCTGGTCGAACGGGCTCTGGTCACCCTCGCCACCAGCCGCGGCCTGATGCTGGTCGGCGAGCCGGGCACGGCCAAGTCGCTGCTGTCGGAGCTGATCGCGGCGGCCGTCAGCGGCACCTCCACCCTCACCGTGCAGGGCGGCGCGGCCACCACCGAGGACCAGATCAAGTACGGCTGGAACTACGCCCTGCTGGTGTCCGAGGGCCCGTCGAAACGCTCCCTGGTGCCGGCGCCGATGCTGCGCGGCATGGCGGAGGGCCGGATCGTGCGGTTCGAGGAGATCACCCGCTGCCCGCTGGAGGTCCAGGACTCGCTGCTGTCGCTGCTGTCCGAACGGGTCGTGGCCATACCGGAGCTGGACGGCCCGGACGGCATGGTCTTCGCCCGGCAGGGGTTCAACGTCATCGCCACCGCCAACACCCGCGACCGCGGGGTCAACGAGATGAGCGCCGCTCTCAAGCGCCGCTTCACCTTCGAGACGGTGTTCCCGATCCCCGACCTCGACACCGAACTGGCGCTGGTGGAGGCCGAGACCACCGCCCTGCTCCGCCGCTCCGGCGTCACGGCTCCCCCGGAGCGGGACGTCCTGGAGGTGCTCGTCACCACCTTCCGCGAACTGCGGTCCGGGGCGGGCGGCGAGGGCGCGCGGGCCGGCCGTCCGGACGCCGTGATGAGCACCGCCGAGGCGGTGGCGGTGGCCCACGCGGTCGGCGTCCGCGGCTGGTTCCTGCGCGGGGAGCCGGGCGGCGCCGCGGATGTGGTGTCCTGCCTGGCCGGCACGGCCGCCAAGGACAGCCCGGAGGATCTGGCCCGGCTGCGCCGCTATCTGGAGCAGCGGGTGAAGGGCCGGTCCGGCGCGCAGTGGAAGGCGCTGTACCGGGCACGCCACCTGCTGGACGGCTGA
- a CDS encoding WGR and DUF4132 domain-containing protein, producing the protein MRRWEFADGKAAKFWEAGSAGAVVTVRYGRIGSQGRTQEKDCGSAEGAEAYLAKVTGEKERKGYVAVDGPGAPGGPASGAATGASGSAGTAGAAARAGQAAPGAPEVPEAQEAQEAPDEDTFVLPATWRRQVRPRRGGLRRSVAAPAKDAVELWHGRLRAGEQSIRKALGAEGRDERMAAAARAHLAGEADPLGAAVLAVITESWQRRYEPVVDAWVLLHGLPFAAHAVVELFDVEVRVAYNQRHIRTADSLGALPEGAHQYLSHMRRPAADRVRALLAVAGEDTHREAVAAVAAVRGEASGTRRRIVAAYLVPGETGWVDECCADPGPSGTEDHSIRSLLFESLYAPEQLHRLAAGPGVNPVNGTLATVATLAEGTGTAVAGLIDAYLANSYASADAMKAMAGALVELPTDEAFGMLLARFEDKHVRTALLEAARRYPVRAARMLAEAAAGSGRESGTARQILAAHVAVHRELLEPRLDGFSEGAAETVAGLLDPAGRVADAPAEALPALLVSPPWTRKRVVRKPRTVTGLSAGAPARVVWLPGEREEWAATESSSREWYRRFRLEKDVARLREGGGPLRHHTVNLFAEGPEDLVRPLLADWQPDTLWDADEAMKPVAARFGTEALPGLRRTAARHPATVGAILLPYLDVEVARLMADWSMRLKSAAGTARSWFERHGAAPAALLVPDAVGAAGPARRRAEHALRLIAARHGAGAVREAAAGYGSEAAAAVEELLSADPLENALPARMPRVDAWAEPALLPQVLLRGHGGALPSASVRHLLTMLAISKPGQVYPGVGIVRETCDPASLAHFAWALFEQWRLAGMPARDSWALHALGLLGDDDTVRALSPVLRAWPGQGAHHRAVEGLDVLAAIGSDVALMHLHGIAQRVKFKALKVRAKEKIAEVAAGLGLSGEQLADRLVPDFGLDANGSAVVDYGPRRFTVGFDEQLRPYVLDEDGKRRKDLPKPGARDDAELAPLERKRFLALKKDVRTVASDQVRRFESAMVEGRVWTAAEFRELFVAHPLLGHLVRRLVWLCETGGGAEAGGAGAGAPATGSGGADSGGGAPGKRSVTAFRVAEDRTFADAGDEEFTLPGDATVRLAHPLHLGAELPVWSELFADYEILQPFPQLGRPVHRLTGQEAAGGRLGRFEGITVDTRKLLGLERRGWQRGEPQDAGVECWISRRVAEKRWVILNPSDGIAVGAIDIFPEQKVEAVWLHNRPGDWSPPHQGIDLAFADVDPVILSEVIADLTELTAA; encoded by the coding sequence TGCCCGCCACCTGGCGGCGCCAGGTGCGGCCGCGCCGCGGCGGGCTGCGCCGGTCCGTGGCCGCGCCGGCCAAAGACGCGGTGGAGCTGTGGCACGGCCGGCTCCGCGCGGGCGAGCAGTCGATCCGGAAGGCACTCGGAGCCGAGGGCCGCGACGAGCGGATGGCGGCCGCGGCGCGGGCCCATCTCGCCGGTGAGGCCGATCCGCTGGGCGCCGCGGTGCTCGCGGTGATCACCGAGAGCTGGCAGCGGCGGTACGAACCCGTGGTCGACGCCTGGGTCCTGCTGCACGGCCTGCCGTTCGCCGCGCACGCCGTCGTGGAGCTGTTCGACGTGGAGGTCAGGGTCGCCTACAACCAGCGGCACATCCGGACCGCGGACTCCCTCGGGGCGCTTCCCGAGGGCGCGCACCAGTACCTGAGCCACATGCGACGGCCGGCCGCCGACCGGGTCCGGGCGCTGCTCGCGGTCGCCGGCGAGGACACCCACCGCGAGGCCGTCGCCGCCGTCGCCGCGGTCCGGGGGGAAGCGAGCGGGACGCGGCGCCGGATCGTCGCCGCCTACCTGGTGCCGGGTGAGACCGGCTGGGTGGACGAGTGCTGCGCCGATCCGGGGCCGAGCGGAACGGAGGACCACTCGATCCGGTCCCTGCTCTTCGAGTCGCTGTACGCGCCGGAGCAGCTCCACCGGCTGGCGGCCGGGCCCGGTGTCAACCCGGTCAACGGCACCCTGGCCACCGTCGCCACCCTCGCCGAGGGCACCGGCACGGCCGTGGCCGGTCTCATCGACGCCTATCTGGCCAACAGTTACGCCTCGGCCGATGCGATGAAGGCGATGGCCGGCGCGCTCGTGGAGCTGCCGACCGACGAGGCGTTCGGGATGCTGCTGGCCCGCTTCGAGGACAAGCATGTCCGGACCGCGCTGCTGGAGGCCGCGCGGCGGTATCCGGTGCGTGCCGCGCGGATGCTGGCGGAGGCGGCTGCCGGGTCCGGGCGGGAGTCCGGTACGGCCCGGCAGATCCTGGCCGCGCATGTGGCCGTGCACCGGGAACTGCTGGAACCCCGGCTGGACGGCTTCTCCGAGGGGGCGGCGGAGACGGTGGCGGGGCTCCTGGACCCGGCGGGCCGGGTCGCGGACGCCCCCGCCGAGGCGCTGCCCGCGCTGCTGGTGAGCCCGCCGTGGACCCGCAAGCGCGTGGTGAGGAAGCCGCGGACCGTCACCGGCCTGTCGGCCGGCGCGCCGGCGCGGGTGGTGTGGCTGCCGGGCGAGCGGGAGGAGTGGGCGGCCACCGAGTCCTCGAGCCGGGAGTGGTACCGGCGGTTCCGGCTGGAGAAGGACGTGGCCAGACTCCGCGAGGGCGGCGGCCCGTTGCGCCATCACACCGTCAATCTGTTCGCCGAGGGCCCCGAGGATCTCGTCCGCCCCCTGCTGGCCGACTGGCAGCCGGACACCCTCTGGGACGCCGACGAGGCGATGAAGCCGGTCGCCGCCCGCTTCGGCACGGAGGCCCTGCCGGGGCTGCGCCGGACGGCGGCCCGGCACCCGGCCACGGTCGGCGCCATCCTGCTGCCGTACCTGGACGTGGAAGTCGCCCGGCTGATGGCCGACTGGTCCATGCGGCTCAAGTCGGCCGCCGGCACGGCCCGTTCGTGGTTCGAGCGGCACGGGGCCGCCCCCGCGGCCCTGCTCGTGCCGGATGCGGTGGGCGCCGCGGGTCCCGCCCGGCGCAGGGCCGAGCACGCCCTGCGGCTCATCGCCGCCCGGCACGGCGCCGGCGCGGTGCGCGAGGCCGCCGCCGGCTACGGGAGCGAGGCCGCGGCCGCCGTCGAGGAGCTGCTGTCGGCCGACCCGCTGGAGAACGCCCTGCCCGCGCGGATGCCGCGGGTGGACGCCTGGGCCGAGCCCGCGCTGCTGCCGCAGGTGCTGCTCCGCGGCCACGGGGGTGCGCTGCCGTCGGCGTCGGTCCGGCATCTGCTCACCATGCTGGCGATCTCCAAGCCGGGTCAGGTCTACCCGGGCGTCGGCATCGTCCGGGAGACCTGCGACCCCGCCTCGCTCGCCCACTTCGCCTGGGCGCTGTTCGAGCAGTGGCGGCTGGCCGGGATGCCGGCGAGGGACAGCTGGGCGCTGCACGCGCTGGGGCTGCTCGGCGACGACGACACGGTGCGTGCGCTCTCCCCGGTCCTGCGGGCCTGGCCGGGCCAGGGGGCGCACCACCGGGCCGTGGAAGGGCTGGACGTGCTGGCCGCCATCGGCAGCGACGTGGCGCTGATGCATCTGCACGGCATCGCGCAGCGGGTGAAGTTCAAGGCTCTGAAGGTGCGGGCGAAGGAGAAGATCGCGGAGGTGGCGGCCGGACTCGGGCTCTCCGGTGAGCAGCTCGCCGACCGGCTGGTGCCGGACTTCGGGCTCGACGCGAACGGCTCGGCGGTCGTGGACTACGGCCCGCGCCGCTTCACCGTCGGCTTCGACGAGCAGCTGCGTCCGTATGTGCTCGACGAGGACGGCAAGCGGCGCAAGGATCTCCCCAAACCGGGGGCGCGGGACGACGCGGAGCTGGCGCCGCTGGAGCGGAAGAGGTTCCTGGCGCTGAAGAAGGACGTGCGGACGGTCGCCTCCGACCAGGTGCGCCGGTTCGAGAGCGCCATGGTGGAGGGGCGGGTGTGGACCGCCGCCGAGTTCCGCGAGCTGTTCGTGGCGCATCCGCTGCTGGGGCACCTGGTGCGGCGGCTCGTGTGGCTGTGCGAGACGGGGGGCGGCGCGGAGGCCGGCGGAGCCGGGGCGGGCGCCCCCGCCACTGGCTCCGGTGGCGCGGATTCCGGTGGCGGGGCGCCGGGGAAGCGTTCCGTGACGGCGTTCCGGGTCGCGGAGGACCGCACGTTCGCCGACGCCGGGGACGAGGAGTTCACGCTTCCCGGGGACGCCACCGTGCGGCTGGCCCACCCGCTGCACCTCGGCGCCGAACTCCCCGTGTGGTCCGAGCTGTTCGCGGACTACGAGATCCTGCAGCCCTTCCCCCAGCTCGGCCGCCCCGTGCACCGGCTGACCGGGCAGGAGGCCGCCGGCGGCCGGCTCGGGCGCTTCGAGGGCATCACTGTGGACACGCGCAAACTGCTCGGCCTGGAGCGGCGCGGCTGGCAGCGCGGCGAGCCGCAGGACGCCGGGGTGGAGTGCTGGATCTCCCGGCGGGTCGCCGAGAAGCGCTGGGTGATCCTCAACCCGAGCGACGGGATCGCCGTCGGCGCCATCGACATCTTCCCCGAGCAGAAGGTGGAGGCGGTGTGGCTGCACAACCGGCCGGGTGACTGGTCCCCGCCGCACCAGGGCATCGACCTGGCCTTCGCGGACGTCGATCCCGTGATCCTCTCCGAGGTGATCGCCGACCTGACGGAGCTGACCGCCGCATGA